In Festucalex cinctus isolate MCC-2025b chromosome 5, RoL_Fcin_1.0, whole genome shotgun sequence, a single genomic region encodes these proteins:
- the grsf1 gene encoding G-rich sequence factor 1, with protein MSGRSRSVLTLLQRCVAVSQQTTTGCARIPRPIWASTTRTAATLRGLCPLQCVAVVTATQRRLCSKAPCEEEYPPLPAYHSDTAPAKNEVYIVQVKGLPWSCTAQDIVHFFSECQIRDGVSGVHLTVDHQGRPSGRAFVELEHEEDVSKALEKHRQYLGPRYLEVYEITNSDAEEILKKAVSLPGDTRVVRLRGLPYNCTEDDIVRFFSGLEIMEKGITMVVNSRGRRSGEAFVWFSSQEAADEALHRDRQLIGNRYIEVFPSNTQEIHSNWRNSSSLNANEMTRMRVSPLLAPNKPVPPKHPNLSHHVHLRGLPFHVSGEDIVKFFAPMVVSRICLDLGPNGRLNGEADVYFASHQDALAAVSKDRHYIGERYIEVFLNSVPDNER; from the exons ATGAGTGGTCGCAGCAGGTCAGTGTTGACTTTACTTCAGCGCTGTGTGGCGGTGAGCCAGCAGACAACCACCGGATGTGCTCGGATTCCACGGCCCATTTGGGCATCCACGACCCGTACAGCGGCCACTCTTCGGGGCTTGTGTCCTCTCCAGTGCGTCGCCGTCGTGACGGCCACCCAGCGCCGCCTGTGCAGCAAG GCACCATGTGAGGAAGAATATCCTCCCCTTCCGGCCTACCATTCCGACACGGCACCCGCCAAGAATGAGGTGTACATCGTGCAAGTGAAAGGCCTCCCCTGGTCATGTACGGCCCAGGACATTGTGCACTTCTTCTCAG AGTGTCAGATCCGTGACGGCGTGTCAGGCGTGCACCTGACCGTGGACCACCAGGGGAGGCCATCGGGACGTGCGTTCGTGGAGCTGGAACACGAGGAGGACGTGAGCAAGGCGCTGGAGAAGCACCGGCAGTACCTCGGTCCTCGCTACCTGGAAG tgTACGAGATAACAAATAGTGACGCCGAGGAAATCCTGAAGAAAGCGGTGTCGTTGCCCGGCGACACCCGTGTGGTCCGGCTTCGAGGTCTCCCCTACAACTGCACCGAGGACGACATCGTGCGATTCTTTTCCG gtttgGAGATCATGGAGAAAGGCATCACCATGGTGGTAAATAGCAGAGGGAGAAGGTCGGGAGAGGCTTTTGTGTGGTTTTCCTCGCAGGAAGCAGCCGACGAAGCTCTGCATAGAGACAGACAGCTCATAGGGAACAG ATACATTGAAGTGTTTCCCAGCAACACTCAAGAGATTCATTCCAATTGGAGGAATTCTTCATCACTCAACGCAAATGAAATGACCCGAATGAGAGTCAGCCCTTTACTTGCACCCAACAAACCTg TCCCTCCAAAACATCCCAACCTGTCACATCACGTCCACCTGAGAGGACTTCCCTTCCACGTCTCTGGAGAAGACATCGTTAAG TTCTTTGCACCAATGGTGGTGTCCAGAATCTGCCTGGATCTGGGGCCCAACGGCAGACTGAACGGCGAAGCCGACGTTTACTTCGCCAGCCATCAGGATGCCTTGGCGGCCGTGTCCAAAGACAGACATTACATAG GTGAAAGATACATCGAGGTGTTCCTCAATTCAGTGCCTGACAACGAaaggtga